The DNA segment TTACAAGCTGTATAGGTGTTAAGATACCAGAGGAGCTGGCACGAATGAAGGCGAAGTTCATGCTTGAAAGTGTGGGATTCACAGAAGATGAAGCGGAAGAGGCCCTGTCTAAGGACCATACTCAGTTGAGTGCAGGAGAGAGACAGAGGATAGCAATCGCACAGATACTGATGAAGGAGCCAGCAATAGCGATACTTGATGAACCCACGGGAACAATGGACCCGATAACAAAGAAGTTCGTTGCCGATTCTATAAGAGCCGCACGGGAGAATCTGGGTATGACATTCCTCATCGTATCGCATGACCAGGATTTTGTTAATATGGTCTGCGATAGAATCGCACACATGCAGAATGGACGGATAGTGAAGATAGAGGATTTGAGGTAAGGTAATGCCAGTAGGTAGAGAGACCCAGCTGGTGGCATGCAGGAAAGGTCAGGGGCTTGGATTGGGAGGGGGTATTGCGCAGCGAGGAACATTCGCGAAAGCGTTGAAAAACGATGTAATAAATATTGCGATGTCTCCCGGTTACAGGCATGTTCCAAAGCCTGTATGTGAAATAACCACAGAGTTGAGGGACAGAGGTATAAACGTAGGCGAAATAATATTGAATGCTGGCGATGGTACACCCGCAGATGCACCTTCAGGTGGTGGGCATGGTGTCGCATTTGGGCTGGAGCCGAAGGAGATAGAGATAATAGGGCAGCATAAGCTCGCCCTATTGAATCATGGCAATGTCAAGCAACATTTCATCTATAAAGTGCGATTCGTGTTGGCGAGGATAAACATACCGGCTATTGTACTCTGCCAATGTCCCGTGGATTACAAAGACTTCGAGCAAATAGAGGTGAGTACGAGATTCAAACAGGGTAAGACGCCAGGAAAAGTTGTAGAGATTGTGAGTGGAATCGTGAGGCACGAGAGCGTGCCACAGAGTAAGCTGGATGAGATAACGAGCAAGGTGAAGATGTGTCTACGTGAGATTGAAGAAGGCAGGTTCGGGTGAGGGATAATATAGAATAGAGTTCTTCAGGCAATATCTCAAAGTGAATAAACAAATATGTTAATGCCGGGGGCTTGACGGTAGAGGATGCAGCTGAACGAGTTACTGGGGATAGGGAACTTTATGCTGGTAGAGAGCAGCTATGTAGAACAGCGGTGGCTAGCAAAAACGCTTGATTACATGGGTAAGGTGAAAAGAGCGGATGTAGCGGAATTGCTGCGGATATATGACGAGAGTAGCGCACTTATAGGTATTGCGATACATGACAGGGAGTTAGGTTTCTGGATTATATTCACCGATTTCATCGCAGATCAAAGAGAGAAAGAGGAATTTAATACACTCGCAGCCGATATGGAGGGTGATAGAGAACGTGATGTGGAAGTGAGCAGGAAGTCGTTTCGTGAGGGTGTGATTGAGTTTTATTCCACCAGCCTGGTGAACCGATTATTCTGTGATTGTGATATAAAGGAGGAGAGTTTTTATTCACGTGCGAGGATAGAGACGTTGAAGAAGCTGCTGACCATATTTATAGGGGAAGCCCTTATCGGCGATACAATTGAGATTGGCTGTGGTGCTGGTGAAGCGACAATAGCACTGCATGAGCTGGGCGTCTTTCCCATCACTGTGGATATAAACAAATGTGAGATATGCAGGGGGCTGGAGGAGGGGGTGCTTGAGCCCAGGAAGAGCATCGTACTTGATTGCTCTCTTCTTTCCTCGTTCTTCAGTCGGGAATTTGACGTCGTGTTTGGGTTTATGGTTGGGAAACTAACACCCTATGAAGTGTTCAATTGGGAGAAGGTCTTAAGAGAAGTGCCAAAGGTGTTAAGGAAAGGGGGGAAAGTCCTGTTCACTGTTTCGAGCGAGGAGGAAGTGATGATTCTGAATGATATACTGAAGAATGAGTTTGAGGGTGAGATAAAAGAGAATAAAGAAAGTAATGGCTATTTCGACCGCTGGCTTTATACAGGTACTTTGTCAG comes from the Methanophagales archaeon genome and includes:
- the mcrC gene encoding methyl-coenzyme M reductase I operon protein C, giving the protein MPVGRETQLVACRKGQGLGLGGGIAQRGTFAKALKNDVINIAMSPGYRHVPKPVCEITTELRDRGINVGEIILNAGDGTPADAPSGGGHGVAFGLEPKEIEIIGQHKLALLNHGNVKQHFIYKVRFVLARINIPAIVLCQCPVDYKDFEQIEVSTRFKQGKTPGKVVEIVSGIVRHESVPQSKLDEITSKVKMCLREIEEGRFG
- a CDS encoding class I SAM-dependent methyltransferase; amino-acid sequence: MQLNELLGIGNFMLVESSYVEQRWLAKTLDYMGKVKRADVAELLRIYDESSALIGIAIHDRELGFWIIFTDFIADQREKEEFNTLAADMEGDRERDVEVSRKSFREGVIEFYSTSLVNRLFCDCDIKEESFYSRARIETLKKLLTIFIGEALIGDTIEIGCGAGEATIALHELGVFPITVDINKCEICRGLEEGVLEPRKSIVLDCSLLSSFFSREFDVVFGFMVGKLTPYEVFNWEKVLREVPKVLRKGGKVLFTVSSEEEVMILNDILKNEFEGEIKENKESNGYFDRWLYTGTLS